One genomic region from Falco rusticolus isolate bFalRus1 chromosome 19, bFalRus1.pri, whole genome shotgun sequence encodes:
- the RNF115 gene encoding E3 ubiquitin-protein ligase RNF115 → MAEASAAAAAAVSQHRFFCHSCKGEVSPKLPEYTCPRCESGFIEEVTDDSSFLDGSGIDDSPSTQFAELWDHLDHTMFFPDFRPFLSSSSLDQDSRDNERGHQAHADLWGPSRPPRLPMTRRYRSRGSSRPDRSPAIEGIIQQIFAGFFANSAIPGSQHPFSWSGMLHSNPGDYAWGQSGLDAIVTQLLGQLENTGPPPADKEKISSLPTVTVTQEQVDTGLECPVCKEDYTVAEQVRQLPCNHFFHSNCIVPWLELHDTCPVCRKSLKGEDSTRQTQNPEASASNSFSSESQLHDRWTF, encoded by the exons atGGCGGAGgcctcggcggcggcggcggccgccgtGTCCCAGCACCGCTtcttctgccacagctgcaAGGGGGAGGTCAGCCCCAAGCTGCCG GAGTACACTTGCCCGAGGTGTGAATCTGGCTTTATTGAGGAAGTCACAGATGATTCCAG ttttctaGATGGCAGCGGCATAGATGACAGCCCGTCCACACAGTTTGCAGAG CTTTGGGACCATTTGGACCACACGATGTTCTTTCCTGACTTCAGACCCTTTCTGAGTAGCAGCTCACTGGATCAAGACAGCAGGGACAACGAGAGGGGCCACCAAGCCCACGCCGACCTCTGGGGACCAAGCCGACCCCCGCGATTGCCCATGACGCGGAGGTACAGATCCCGGGGCAGCTCGCGCCCCGACAGGTCCCCTGCTATCGAAGG AATAATCCAGCAGATCTTTGCAGGGTTTTTTGCAAACTCAGCGATTCCTGGCTCGCAACACCCTTTTTCCTG GAGTGGGATGCTGCACTCCAATCCTGGGGACTATGCGTGGGGACAGAGCGGCCTTGATGCTATTGTCACCCAG CTCTTGGGGCAGTTGGAGAACACGGGGCCACCTCCAGCCGACAAGGAGAAGATCTCGTCTCTCCCGACAGTGACAGTAACTCAGGAACAAGTTG ATACGGGTTTGGAGTGTCCTGTGTGCAAAGAGGACTACACAGTAGCGGAGCAAGTCCGGCAGTTACCGTGCAATCACTTCTTCCACAGCAACTGCATCGTGCCATGGTTAGAGCTG CACGACACGTGTCCGGTGTGCAGGAAGAGCTTAAAAGGTGAAGATTCGACTCGGCAAACACAAAACCCCGAGGCCTCAGCGAGTAACAGCTTTAGCAGCGAAAGCCAACTACACGACCGATGGACTTTCTGA
- the ITGA10 gene encoding integrin alpha-10 isoform X3 — protein sequence MGQWEPSLATGCCSGQATGRGGCWWGPRGTVTARVTSTSAAWDPPTPPAPKPTSACAPLWSQACGTSVFSTGLCARLDGDLRPVGTIAPTAQRCSTYMDIVIVLDGSNSIYPWSEVQNFLSNVLSKFFIGPGQIQVGVLQYGERAVHEWDLGRYRTAQEVVEAAKNISRQEGRETRTAFAIHRACTEAFSPERGGRADATRLMIVVTDGESHDGEELPEALAECEKRNVTRYAIAVLGHYLRRQQDPEDFIREIKYIASDPDEKYFFNVSDEAALNDIVDALGDRIFSLEGTHGYNESSFQLEMSQIGFSIHLLEDGILFGTVGAYDWDGAVLEESRRGRIIPPRQALEKEFPLELKNHAAYLGYAVSSLRLPGGQHLYVAGAPRFQHKGKVILFQMATTGTLTVAQALMGEQIGSYFGSEVCALDVDGDGVTDVLLVAAPMYLGAQNRETGRVYLYSVGQRLLAPAGTLHTDKKPQDSRFGYALAAVPDLNHDGFNDVVVGAPLEDGHRGAIYIYHGAPGTLLPHYKQRIEGAALGATLSYFGRSVDGQLDLDGDGLVDLAVGAQGVAVLLRSCQIVQVNTSLTVEPPAINVIQKNCRRSGTGAVCLRARVCFRAGTRARGQRDRDIALRYNVSLEERAAGARAAFDSGARRLLQRRLELSLGRQSCLRFPFHVLDTTDYLRPLSITVRLAMAEATGPVLDETSPTTIRKLIPFFKDCGEDDECVTDLVLRATMNIAGSRQSPHVLRKGRRKVLVEVLLENKKENAYNASLLLRFSSNLHFSSLVLQDTSPVKLECTALAGHRRLCSVGYPVFRALAKVSFTLELEFSCSLLLSQAEVALQASSDSTEVTPEDNVVQLSVPILYEPDLFLSSDANLHRYEVHPLGTFPHGPGPEFKTTVKVQNFGCYPVRNVTLRMALPALGYRRATFLSVTRVLADNATCMLQTPPEEPRQRGTVVPVHPEDLLHVDRLDCGNAWCQELSCRLGRLDRGGEVSIHVLRTIHNDFFRGAKFRSVKVVSTAWLGVPGSSVLVLEEGAHRRETVLEIIQGKRVPISLWILVGSILGGLLLLALIIFCLWKLGFFSRKKLPKEEEEEEKEEQ from the exons GCTGCTCCACCTACATGGACATCGTCATCGTCCTGGACGGCTCCAACAGCATCTACCCCTGGTCCGAGGTGCAGAACTTCCTCAGCAACGTCCTCAGCAAGTTCTTCATCGGGCCGGGGCAGATCCAG GTGGGGGTGCTGCAGTACGGGGAGCGGGCTGTGCACGAGTGGGACCTGGGCCGGTACCGGACGGCGCAGGAGGTGGTGGAGGCGGCCAAGAACATCAGCcggcaggaggggagggagacGCGCACGGCCTTCGCCATCCACCGGGCATG CACGGAAGCCTTCAGCCccgagcggggcgggcgggcagaTGCCACCCGGCTGATGATCGTGGTGACGGACGGCGAGTCCCACGATGGTGAGGAGCTGCCCGAGGCGCTGGCAGAGTGCGAGAAGCGCAACGTCACTCGCTACGCCATCGCG GTGCTGGGGCACTACCTCCGTCGGCAGCAGGACCCCGAGGATTTCATCCGCGAGATCAAGTACATCGCCAGCGACCCGGACGAGAAGTATTTCTTCAACGTCAGCGACGAGGCCGCCCTCAACGACATCGTGGACGCGTTGGGTGACCGCATCTTCAGCCTGGAAG gcacccaCGGCTACAACGAGAGCTCCTTCCAGCTGGAGATGTCCCAGATCGGCTTCTCCATCCACCTCCTGGAG GACGGGATCCTCTTCGGCACGGTGGGAGCCTACGACTgggatggggctgtgctggaggagagcCGGCGCGGCCGCATCATCCCGCCCCGGCAGGCCCTGGAGAAGGAATTCCCGCTGGAGCTGAAGAATCACGCGGCTTATTTGG GTTACGCTGTCTCCTCGCTGCGGCTGCCCGGTGGGCAGCACCTGTATGTGGCCGGAGCCCCTCGCTTCCAGCACAAGGGCAAGGTCATCCTCTTCCAGATGGCCACCACGGGCACCCTGACGGTGGCCCAGGCACTGATGGGGGAGCAG ATCGGCTCCTACTTCGGCAGCGAGGTGTGCGCCCTGGACGTGGATGGTGACGGCGTCACTGAcgtgctgctggtggcagctcCCATGTACCTGGGTGCCCAGAACAGGGAGACGGGGCGGGTGTACCTCTACAGCGTGGGgcag CGGCTCCTGGCCCCCGCCGGCACCCTGCACACCGACAAGAAGCCGCAGGACTCCCGGTTCGGCTACGCGTTGGCCGCCGTGCCAGACCTCAACCACGATGGCTTCAATGACGTGGTGGTGGGGGCTCCGCTGGAGGACGGGCACCGTGGGGCCATCTACATCTACCACGGCGCCCCAggcaccctcctgccccattACAAGCAG CGCATCGAGGGGGCGGCGCTGGGGGCGACCCTCAGTTATTTCGGGCGCAGCGTGGACGGGCAGCTGGACCTGGATGGGGACGGGCTGGTGGACCTGGCCGTGGGGGCGCAGGGGGTGGCCGTGCTGCTGCG TTCCTGCCAGATCGTCCAGGTCAACACGTCGCTGACGGTGGAGCCACCAGCCATCAACGTCATCCAGAAGAACTGCCGGCGCAGCGGCACCGGCGCCGTCTGCCTCCGGGCCAGGGTCTGCTTCCGCGCCGGGACCCGAGCCCGGGGCCAGCGGGACAGGGACATCG CTCTCCGGTACAACGTGTCCCTGGAGGAGCGGGCAGCGGGTGCTCGCGCCGCCTTCGACTCAGGCGCCCGGCGGCTGCTCCAGCGGCGCCTGGAGCTCTCTCTGGGGCGGCAGAGCTGCCTCCGCTTCCCCTTCCATGTCCTG gaCACCACAGACTATCTGCGCCCCCTCAGCATCACGGTGAGGTTGGCCATGGCTGAAGCCACGGGGCCGGTGCTGGATGAGACGTCCCCCACCACCATCCGGAAActg ATCCCCTTCTTCAAGGACTGTGGGGAGGACGACGAGTGTGTCACGGACCTGGTGCTCAGGGCCACCATGAACATCGCGGGCTCCAG gcagagcccccaCGTCCTGCgcaagggcaggaggaaggtgctGGTCGAGGTGCTGCTGGAGAACAAGAAGGAGAACGCCTACAACGCCAGCCTGCTCCTCCGCTTCTCCAGCAACCTCCACTTCTCCAGCCTCGTGCTCCAG gacACCAGCCCGGTGAAGCTGGAGTGCACAGCGCTGGCTGGTCACCGCCGGCTCTGCAGCGTTGGCTACCCCGTCTTCCGTGCACTGGCCAAG GTCTCCTTCACCCTGGAGCTGGAgttcagctgctccctcctcctcagccAAGCCGAGGTCGCCCTCCAGGCCAGCAG TGACAGCACCGAGGTGACACCAGAGGACAATGTGGTCCAGCTTTCCGTCCCCATCCTCTACGAGCCCGACCTCTTCCTCTCCAG TGATGCCAACCTGCACCGCTATGAGGTTCACCCGCTCGGCACCTTCCCCCACGGCCCTGGCCCTGAATTCAAGACCACGGTGAAG GTGCAGAATTTTGGGTGCTACCCCGTCCGAAACGTCACCCTCCGCATGGCCCTGCCGGCCCTGGGCTACCGCCGTGCCACCTTCCTCTCCGTCACGCGTGTCCTGGCCGACAAC gctaCCTGCATGCTGCAGACCCCCCCCGAGGAGCCACGGCAGCGGGGCACGGTGGTCCCTGTGCACCCTGAGGACCTCCTGCACGTGGACAGGCTG GACTGCGGCAATGCCTGGtgccaggagctgagctgcCGGCTGGGGCGGTTGGATCGCGGCGGGGAGGTCTCCATCCACGTCCTCCGCACCATCCACAACGACTTCTTCCgtggg gctaAATTCAGGAGCGTGAAGGTTgtcagcacagcctggctgggggtCCCAGGGAGCAGcgtgctggtgctggaggagggggcACATCGGAGGGAG acGGTGCTTGAAATCATCCAGGGGAAGCGGGTGCCCATCTCCCTCTGGATCCTGGTGGGCAGCATCCTGGGGGGGCTGCTCCTCCTGGCGCTGATCATCTTCTGCCTGTGGAAG CTGGGCTTCTTCAGCCGCAAGAAGCTCcccaaggaggaggaggaggaggagaaggaggagcagTGA